The Gymnogyps californianus isolate 813 chromosome 5, ASM1813914v2, whole genome shotgun sequence DNA segment TCCTGCTGACCCCCGTAATGGGAATCTCTGCAAAGGCAGCGTGGCAGGGTGGACGGAAGTAAGGCTGGAGCTGAGCCGTATTTTGGCACGAATGTTAGTCACAAAATACGCAGCCAAAAGCATTTTAGCCCCGTTTGGGCAGCAcacatctccttttcttttgagttaTTCGGCATATAGCATCCCTATCACGTTTTTAAGCCCTTATCTACATTATCATCTCTCTTTTCAAGCAGTTTTGGAGTTAAAGTCCTTCTAACTTGATGTTTGAAGGGCTACAGGAAGCCCAGGCATCAGTTATCATTAATATGTCAGATGATGATAAGTGCAGCGTTTTTCTGGGGTCTGAGCAGAGTCGTCCTCCAGCTAAGTAGCCTCAGGGCGAGCAAAGACCTGGTGTGTCTTTGCTTAAGGCATTTTTGGTGAGCTAGAAAGCCctgagggagagaaggggaagggctGTGCCTGTGTACACCTGCAAACGGGGGGCATGAtaccccccaaaacccagctctGCACCTTGCAGCATCCTCCCCTCCTGCATCCCCTTTCCTGGGGGTGGGTTTGGTGCCTCGTTTCCCAGCCCCGTGCCTTTGCTAGAGCAGACATGGGTCAAAGCCGAGAGGATGTTGAAGGCATTCCCTGCCCCGCTGGTGTCTGTCCTCTCTAAACAAACCCCAGGAATCTCAGCTGAATCCCGCGGAGTTTATAAGAAAAACCCTGCGGCTGCTCCCTGCGGCAGGCAGCATGTGGGAACGCTTAGGGAAGGAGGCGAAGCAACGGCCCTGCCTTATAATTACGCTGGCTCAAAAGTCACCCAACCCCTAATTAGCAGCAGTTCTcggcagcagggcaggacaAGCAGACCCCTCTGTCCCCTCGCCCCCGGTAAAAGCCTTGTGGGCTGCATCTGGATTTGGATTTTGATGGGGCTGGGGATAAAGCCCAGCTCTGAGCCAGGTCTCAGGTGGCACTAAAAGGGGTCTCCCCCACCCCGAAAAAGGGATCCTTTTAGTCCAGTTGCCAAAATGAGCCGGCTCTGGCCCGGGGAGGGCAATAGGGAGGGATAGCACAGAGCAGTGAGGTTGCATCCTGCGCTCATCCCCTCTGTCTTTGCCCAGGGACCTGCTGGGGGACGTCTGCTTTACTGCAATGAGTTTGCAAGTCTCAGCTCCCCTTGGAGGGGATGACATCTCATCTGCTTGAGCGTGTCCCCATGGGGCCAAGAAACTTCCctgcttctttcccctcttcagTTGCTGGGTGGCTCTAAGCGTCATGGAGGTTATTACTTCTCCTGGCTGCGAAGAGCACGATCAGAGcgaaaaagctgtatttatatTGTCCCTTTAGCACCCCCCTGCACACAAAAGAGTCGCAATGTGTGAAATGGTTTAATGATTTAAATAGTAATCACCGAGGCTGGAGGGATGCTGTGCTCCACACAGGATAAAGGGAGGTAAAAAAACCAGGGTAAACAAAAATAATCGAGCTGCCCCAAGAAGCGTGGCCGGGAGCTGGGGTCGGGcactgtggggctgggggtgctggaCCAGGCAGGGGAGGGTGAGGGGAGATGCAGCGGTGTGGGAGAAGCTTGTGGGGCGGCCTCCCCCCTGGCCACGCGCTGCCCGGTGGGCATGAAAGCTTGCGGACGTGGCCCTGGGTGGCAGAGACGGGTGGTGGCTGGGTTATGCTGGACCAGTGGTCTTTTTAGGGGGGCCACCAGCGACGCGAAGAAGTTTCTGCAAGCCCTTCGCCCACCGGTCACTTGTCCTCGTCGTCGCTCCCGCTGAACTGGTAGGTGAAGAAGCTGACGGACTCCTGGGCGAGCTTGGAGAGGTGGATGATGCCCGTGATGACCAGGGCGGcgagcagcagcggcagcaccACGCTCCCCGCCGTGGCCAGGGCGTTGTAGCACCTGGCCTTGGAGCTGAAGCGCCGAGCGGCTTCCACGTCCCCGGCCACTTTCCGGTCCCGCGCCTGCAACAGCCGAGAGACGGGGCAGCAGCGCCCGGGCTGCCCACAGCTCCCTCCCCgtgcctcctcccagccttgCTACGTGGCTTTGGCCCCCTTGCAGCCTGCAATTTAGTCCCCCGGGCGGTGCCAAGAGAGTGGCTGTCCGTCCATCCCAGGCTGCCCGCCGGCTCCCCGTGCTCCGGCTCCCCTCTGGCCCCGCTTTCTTTGCCACTGGGattttccctcctgcttctTTCAGAGCCTCGCTGGCTCCAGCCCTTGCTTGCCCCCATCTTTCCACCCTGGTCCAGTCCAGCTCCTGCCAGAGGGCAGGTGGAGGGGCCGGGGGCATCACGGTCCCCCAGCACCTTCGAAGAAGCAGCAGTTGGTCCTCCGGCAGCGGCAGGAGGCTGTGGTTACCTGGGGGGTCTCACAGCCTCGTTAATAGGTGGCAGAAAAAGTGTGGGGGCTTTACCAGGCGATGGTGTCACCTGCAACCAGCCTCTTGAGGGTGTCGGGCTCTcgtcccccaccccagccctcccaggTCGTTATTTCAGATGCTGTGTGTCTCCTTGGGAAGTCCATCCCTCGGCATCAGCACGGGGAGGGCTCCCGGGTGACCCCAAACATTTGATCTCCCATCCCCGCTCGGCGCCCCTACCTTGACAGAGAAGGCGAGCGCCACGAAGCCGAGACAGCAGAAGTTCATGTAGATGGTGTTGAAGATGGACCAGACGAGGTGGTCGCGGGGCGGTGGGGCAACGAGGGTGGTGGGAGACGGGT contains these protein-coding regions:
- the LOC127016728 gene encoding interferon-induced transmembrane protein 5-like, producing the protein MDTSYPREDYLPAPSHKRDPSPTTLVAPPPRDHLVWSIFNTIYMNFCCLGFVALAFSVKARDRKVAGDVEAARRFSSKARCYNALATAGSVVLPLLLAALVITGIIHLSKLAQESVSFFTYQFSGSDDEDK